AGATAAACTTCACATAATAGTTTACTGATGCTTCCATTGACATGTCCTGCAGATTAAGAggattcagtttttttattgttactgGATATTGTTTTATTATGGATTACAACATATGTGTAAACAtattgtgtgtactgttttaCAACTTAAAGTAGCTTAAAATGTGACATAACTTATAAAAGGATCAAAGTTTtcattataataaaacattttaaatctttgATCCTTTTTATAGGTTTTGCGGTCATATAAAAGTTTGTcacttttaaatttattttttaagtgtatacCTTTTATCACTGaatcatttttgtacatttttctaCATTGTGTTTTTAGAAAACCTTTAAAGAACATTTTGAATTGATTATACCTCGAAAAAGtgactgaaatgtaaaaaaaaaaaaaaaaagaatgtttctttgtttttgttactGGACACAGACCttagtttaatttttaatgtgCAGTTGATATTGTAAAAAAAGACCATCACCTGTCAGGTTATGTTTgtaacagatacacacacatctgATAAGAACTTTGTACCCTAACACATTTTCTAATTTTTAAACATCTTTGATGACATGTTGTATAGTCCATGTTTGTCCTGTGCATGTTTGCAGAATGAGAGCATAATCAGAGTTCGGTCCTTGGCCGATCTCAAGACATCGGTTtgtgtttctgttttttattgcatttccctaaatgtgaaaaacaaacaaacaaaaaaaagtgaaatttttTACTCATATCAATGCACGTTACAattatgttaatatatttggCAAAAGAGATTCACCACACACTTTATTAAAAGCGTAGTTCCCCTAAAATCTAAGTCAAAATCAGAGATTAAAATTGAAATTTGCAGGAAATTTCAATTTAAATACTTTCCAATCAATTTCACACTCCAAGATGGTACCAAAAGTACtttaaatataatagaaaattcTCATAATTGTGAATTATAGAAAATTTATGACTCCTTAAATGTGTTTCGTGCCATTTCTCAATGAGGGCTTGTAAATTATGTTATGTTAgatataatatttcatattattatataaacataattttcTACTCATAAGAACCATACCTGAGTGAAGTCCCAGTAAATACTCAATCCTTTCTGCTTGGCATTCTTACAGTTATGTAAAGTTGGCATATTTCCATTACCAGGATCCGTTAGACAACGGTTAGAGTTGTAAGTGTGAGATTTAATGCCGCCAACATAGATCTCTCCATTAAGTCTGTAGTAACAATGCTGTGGAAgaagttgaaataaaaaaatgtccttTGGATTTTACTCAAAGCAAAaacgttattttacaataaatacagtATACCTGAGGGCTGTAGTAATGACACCCATAGAGAATAGGCACACTTCCAGGAACAGGCCCTTGATCAATGCAATGGTTTTCAAAAAGGTCATTCTCCAACTGTcatgaaaaataaacaatagcCATTCACGGATAGTTCATGGTTTAGATGGATAAGGCTTTTATCTGTTAATTAAACTACGTTTGTGGGTAAAATTAGATTTTTCAAGACCATTAGCTGATATTATAAAGCTAATTTAGCTTGTACTGGATGTGAGACTGGGACTATTCTCAACCAGAAGTGGAATGAGTACTGAAAACTCATACTCAAATAAAAGTGCCATTGCTTGCCAAAGATTTTATCACAAGCAGTAGTTCATTTCTTATAAGtagtcaagagtagtgagtattacgttgTGAAACTTATTCCACCATATAATTTTAAACTGTAGTTTATATCAGTATTATTTTAAGAATGTTTCTAAATGTAAGTTAATTATATACCAATCATGGGCTTTAAATTAAAAACGTGAGCTCAGCTTGATGTGAGAACACATTACATTCAAATATGCTGTGATAATAAGCTAACTGAAAGCAGATTGGCGCATTTCATGTAGAGCAAAATCTGTGTAAGGGGCAAAAATTCTAACTTTGATGATGTAAACGCTTAGGTTATTCACTTTGAACCatgattaaaaatctaaatgcaGCACTGATAGAATGCATactatttgtgcatgtgtttgaaaacgtaatattctgtagtgcatttacagCTATTTGAGCATTACAGTAATCATCTTATCAGTGATATGCCGTCTAAACAGTCTCTCAGTCAATGTGTGTAATGATTTTGCTCCTTGTTGGACAGTTTGCTGCATTGTTATAGTGTCTGTGCCTTGAGGTTGATCTGTCTGATGCAGTTTTGGCAAGTAAAGTTTAATTGGATGGGGCTGATTATTCTACTTAGCTAATCACTGTAGACAAGACCAAAAAAAGTAGGTGACCACAAGCTGAAAGTAGTGCAGTAAAAGTACAGCACTAAAACTGTACATTATTGTAAAagtacaattgttttttaaacTACACTTCATATAAATAGCCGTCATTTGGGGTAAACTACACTAATCACTGCTGGTGACTTTTAGAAGTTTTTAAGGTCACATCCGTTAATTAATAGCTGCCCGTGTCCCAGGATTCACAATTTCTTTAatctttaattctttaaattgtattattggaCCTTTATGTCTGTCTGACAACTGTTGATGTTAAAATCTGAATGCAACGTTGAACaatgtgacttttattggcatttataGTACCTTGAAACAATTAACTGTGTAAGATATTACTGCATATATTTAGAaacaaatctgtaaaataacagaaaaagatTACTGGTTATTATAACATGACTAACACAGTCAAAGTCATATGCTTTAAACTActacaaatgtcaataaaatgaaCTTGGCCATCAAAGGATGTTGGAGAAATAATCAGGGTTTTATATGCAAAGAGAAAGCATAAAATCCCTCATGAATCGCGAGCTGTTAATCAAGGAATTGCAAACTAGACGAAAGGTTATACTGTATCAAAAATATAATAGagaagccaaaggaaagtgaatgagtgagtataaTAGGGAAACATTAACTCTGCTTCAGATGCAATCTGTGTTCATCAGAAGACTTTGAGTATCTTTGTTGCTTACCGCACCATAACCCATTATATCGTCCCATCTGTCAAGTTGAGGATAGACATTTTCCAGATACCATTTGAAGGGTTTACATTTGAGTTTTTCCCGTAATTGTTTTCTTTCAGTCACATCACCAATGTCAATCCCATGATCCTTTAGGAAACAATTGTTTGATCAGAATGCAAATAAAATAGTCATAAACAACGCTGTTAATATTATCTTATCTCAAGCTAACTTTGAACCAATGTTTACTGTTACCTTCAGAGGCAGATTCCAGGCGATATTCACATTGGatttatattcatccatccagatTTCAGCCACTCTCAATGCGTTTCGGATCATGGGTTTGCTGAGATCTGGTGAATAAGGCTTATGTGCTCTTTCAATGTGCGCAATCTTTGAACACGGCACCACTTCAACACTCCCACCACAGAGCCAGACctaatttagttatttatagatattgatcaaatatatatatgacagatatatatatattttatatattcaaatatacacacacacacacacacacacacatatatatatatatatatatatatatatatatatatatatatatatatatatatatatacatatatacatacatacatacatacatacatacatacatacatacatacatacatacacacacacacacacacacacacacacacacacacacacacacacacacacacacacacacacacacacatatatatatatatatatatatatatatatataaataatttgctaataataatttggcataataataataataataacagtgacaAAATTTCACAAATGGACTCATTGCACAGGCTGCAACTAATCAAAATACCACTTTTGAATTCAATGAGCTGAAGAGAGTGACCAATTCTTTCATTAATGTTTGTAGAATCGTCTGCAAGCCAAGGTGCTTGATTTTATACACCTGTGACCATGGAAGTGATTAAAACATCTGACATCAATGATTTGGATTGGTGTACCATAACCTTTGGCAATATTGTGTTAATTATATGCATATTGTGGAGTTATAACTTACACGAATTCCCAGTTCTACATTTTCACCACCATAAATTGTCATTCCTTCGTCCAAAACTCCAATTTCTCCCAGAAACTGACGGTCAGCGACAAGGATACCCATGACTGAGGGACTCCTAAAAGtgcagaaaaaagaaactgcACGTTTT
The DNA window shown above is from Danio rerio strain Tuebingen ecotype United States chromosome 25, GRCz12tu, whole genome shotgun sequence and carries:
- the LOC568645 gene encoding probable polypeptide N-acetylgalactosaminyltransferase 8 isoform X3 → MEAEKLFQEFGYNVFLSNRLPLNRSIPDTRDPRCALKIYPKDLPSISVILIYLNEALSVIKRAIQSIIDKTPAHLLKEIVLVDDNSSNEDLKLPLDEYVSLFNKTKPGLIKKVRHKRQMGLAKARMSGWEAATGQVVAILDAHIEVHKEWAEPLLTRIKADRTTVLSPVFDKVFFDTLEVTKYSPAAHAFNWNLWCMYESFRPEWYKLKDPSEPGKSPSVMGILVADRQFLGEIGVLDEGMTIYGGENVELGIRVWLCGGSVEVVPCSKIAHIERAHKPYSPDLSKPMIRNALRVAEIWMDEYKSNVNIAWNLPLKDHGIDIGDVTERKQLREKLKCKPFKWYLENVYPQLDRWDDIMGYGALENDLFENHCIDQGPVPGSVPILYGCHYYSPQHCYYRLNGEIYVGGIKSHTYNSNRCLTDPGNGNMPTLHNCKNAKQKGLSIYWDFTQGNAIKNRNTNRCLEIGQGPNSDYALILQTCTGQTWTIQHVIKDV